A region of Micromonospora chokoriensis DNA encodes the following proteins:
- a CDS encoding nitroreductase/quinone reductase family protein, translating into MSVLGNLTRRVGHYRWFGATARLLVPADRVIGRLTRGRVVALGLMPSLVITTTGRRSGKPRSNPLLYVRDDDAYVVIGSNWGQTHHPGWAMNVLADPAATVDVKGRRIPVRADLASGAERDRLWQLLVAAWPAYRTYVQRAGGREIHIFRLVPTGRGEPAARPPAG; encoded by the coding sequence GTGTCAGTGCTGGGAAATCTCACTCGCCGAGTTGGTCACTACCGGTGGTTCGGCGCCACCGCCCGTCTGCTGGTTCCCGCCGACCGGGTGATCGGTCGGCTCACCCGGGGCCGGGTGGTCGCGCTCGGCCTGATGCCGTCCCTGGTGATCACCACGACCGGCCGCCGCTCCGGCAAGCCCCGCAGCAACCCGCTGCTGTACGTGCGGGACGACGACGCCTACGTGGTGATCGGCTCCAACTGGGGGCAGACGCACCACCCCGGCTGGGCGATGAACGTGCTCGCCGACCCAGCCGCCACGGTGGACGTGAAGGGTCGACGGATCCCGGTACGCGCCGACCTGGCGTCCGGCGCCGAGCGGGACCGGTTGTGGCAGTTGCTGGTCGCCGCGTGGCCCGCCTACCGCACGTACGTCCAGCGGGCCGGCGGTCGGGAGATCCACATCTTCCGGCTGGTGCCGACCGGGCGCGGCGAGCCCGCCGCTCGCCCGCCGGCTGGCTAG
- a CDS encoding ABC transporter ATP-binding protein: MSGADDAVLELRDVHRTHGTGPAAVHALRGVSLAVRPGELVAVMGPSGSGKSTLLALAGGLDRPTGGEVRVEGQPLGALDRRGLAQLRRRRIGYIFQQLNLLGSLTALENVALPLELDGTSGRRARALARAALTEVGLPGLGDRFPDQLSGGQQQRVAIARALVGERRLVLADEPTGALDSQTGEAVLHLLRRRIDAGAAGVLVTHEARHAGWADRVVFLRDGVLVDTTAPLGSVEQLLSGSER, translated from the coding sequence GTGAGCGGGGCGGACGACGCGGTGCTGGAGCTCCGCGACGTCCACCGCACCCACGGCACCGGACCGGCGGCGGTGCACGCGCTGCGCGGCGTCAGCCTGGCCGTCCGGCCCGGCGAACTGGTCGCGGTGATGGGACCGTCCGGATCCGGCAAGTCGACGCTGCTGGCGCTGGCCGGAGGGCTGGACCGTCCGACCGGCGGCGAGGTCCGGGTCGAGGGGCAACCGCTCGGGGCCCTGGACCGTCGCGGGCTGGCCCAACTGCGTCGACGCCGGATCGGCTACATCTTCCAGCAGCTCAATCTGCTGGGCAGTCTGACCGCGCTGGAGAATGTGGCCCTTCCGCTGGAGCTCGACGGCACCAGCGGACGCCGCGCCCGCGCGCTGGCCCGGGCCGCGCTCACCGAGGTGGGCCTACCCGGGCTGGGCGACCGCTTCCCCGACCAGCTCTCCGGCGGGCAGCAGCAGCGGGTGGCCATCGCCCGCGCGCTGGTGGGTGAGCGGCGGCTGGTACTCGCCGACGAGCCCACCGGCGCACTCGACTCGCAGACCGGCGAGGCGGTGCTGCACCTGCTGCGCCGCCGGATCGACGCGGGCGCCGCCGGGGTGCTGGTCACCCACGAGGCACGACACGCCGGCTGGGCGGACCGGGTGGTGTTCCTCCGCGACGGCGTGCTCGTCGACACGACGGCACCGCTGGGCAGCGTCGAGCAACTGCTGTCCGGTAGCGAGCGGTGA
- a CDS encoding PadR family transcriptional regulator, with translation MSIRHGLLALLERGQMYGYQLRAAFEESTGSTWPLNIGQVYTTLSRLERDGLVRPLPESEAGQRPYEITDAGRADLALWFATPISRTDRPRDELAIKLALALTTPGVDVRSVVQAQRSATMRALQELTRLKYGSNRPEDLPWRLVLDSMVFQAEAEVRWLDHCETSLVRHRPPGPPPVPRPGNDDARDAASWAGEEARR, from the coding sequence ATGTCCATCCGTCACGGGTTGCTCGCCCTGCTCGAACGCGGCCAGATGTACGGCTACCAGCTGCGCGCCGCGTTCGAGGAGTCGACCGGCTCGACCTGGCCGTTGAACATCGGGCAGGTCTACACCACGCTGTCCCGGCTGGAACGGGACGGTCTGGTGCGCCCGCTGCCGGAGAGCGAGGCCGGGCAGCGCCCGTACGAGATCACCGATGCCGGCCGGGCGGACCTGGCGCTGTGGTTCGCCACCCCGATCAGCCGCACCGACCGACCCCGCGACGAGTTGGCCATCAAGCTGGCGTTGGCGCTGACCACCCCGGGGGTGGACGTCCGCTCGGTGGTGCAGGCCCAGCGCAGCGCGACGATGCGTGCCCTGCAGGAGCTGACCCGGCTGAAGTACGGCAGCAACCGGCCGGAGGACCTCCCCTGGCGCCTCGTCCTGGACTCCATGGTGTTCCAGGCCGAGGCGGAGGTGCGCTGGCTGGACCACTGCGAGACCAGTCTGGTGCGCCACCGACCCCCCGGCCCGCCGCCCGTTCCCCGACCGGGAAACGATGACGCGCGGGACGCGGCGAGCTGGGCCGGCGAGGAGGCGCGACGGTGA
- a CDS encoding STAS domain-containing protein, with the protein MDQGGAPPVFSASAEIDGDRLRVVVAGEVDMATADTMLQTALREPAGRIILDLRAVTFFDSAAIHALVRLAQQFPGTLTVLPSRQVRRVLDISGLGGQSWLSPT; encoded by the coding sequence GTGGATCAAGGGGGAGCACCGCCCGTCTTCTCCGCCAGCGCGGAGATCGACGGTGACCGCCTTCGCGTGGTGGTGGCCGGCGAGGTCGACATGGCGACCGCGGACACGATGCTCCAGACCGCGCTGCGCGAGCCCGCCGGGCGGATCATCCTCGACCTGCGCGCTGTCACCTTCTTCGACTCGGCCGCCATCCACGCCCTGGTCCGGCTCGCCCAGCAGTTCCCGGGCACGCTCACCGTCCTGCCGTCCCGGCAGGTCCGTCGGGTGCTGGACATCTCCGGCCTGGGCGGGCAGAGCTGGCTCAGCCCGACCTGA
- a CDS encoding ferritin-like domain-containing protein — protein sequence MRQPSAGEALAAALSAEYAAIYAYGRIGVRLTGAAREAAQQAEAAHRRRRDTVVVQLTTAGGVVPPDRAGYALPFPVTDRASALRLAAEVEERTAAHWRAALASTTGADRDQALAALVEYAVRATRWRKTAGLTPLTVPFPGRPA from the coding sequence GTGAGGCAGCCGTCCGCCGGGGAGGCTCTCGCCGCCGCCCTGTCCGCCGAGTACGCGGCCATCTACGCCTACGGGCGGATCGGTGTCCGGCTCACCGGCGCGGCGCGGGAGGCGGCACAGCAGGCCGAGGCCGCGCATCGACGTCGGCGCGACACAGTGGTGGTGCAGCTCACCACCGCTGGCGGCGTCGTACCACCGGACCGGGCCGGCTACGCGCTGCCGTTCCCGGTCACCGACCGGGCGAGCGCCCTGCGGCTCGCCGCCGAGGTGGAGGAACGCACGGCCGCGCACTGGCGCGCGGCGTTGGCGTCCACCACCGGCGCCGACCGGGACCAGGCGCTGGCCGCCCTGGTGGAGTACGCCGTTCGCGCCACCCGGTGGCGCAAGACGGCCGGGCTGACCCCGCTGACCGTCCCGTTTCCCGGTCGACCAGCCTGA
- the map gene encoding type I methionyl aminopeptidase, with amino-acid sequence MTVRPPLTPGTLSPLRPVPSQIARPEYVGKKRPQEWRGSHVQTAETIEKMRVASRLAAQATQLAGEHCKPGVTTDEIDKVVHEFLCDHGAYPSTLGYKGFPKSCCTSINEVICHGIPDSTVIQDGDIINVDVTAYIGGVHGDTDATFCVGEVSEEARLLVERTHEAMMRGIRAVAPGRQINVVGRVIESYAKRFGYGVVRDFTGHGIGEAFHSGLYVPHYDSPRPTDIMEPGMTFTIEPMITLGTYQYDMWDDGWTVVTKDRKWTAQFEHTIVVTDDGHEILTLP; translated from the coding sequence ATGACCGTCCGCCCTCCGCTGACACCCGGCACGCTCTCCCCGCTGCGACCGGTGCCGTCCCAGATCGCCCGACCGGAGTACGTGGGCAAGAAGCGTCCGCAGGAGTGGCGTGGTTCGCACGTGCAGACGGCGGAGACCATCGAGAAGATGCGGGTCGCCAGCCGACTCGCCGCCCAGGCGACCCAACTCGCCGGCGAGCACTGCAAGCCCGGCGTGACCACCGACGAGATCGACAAGGTGGTGCACGAGTTCCTCTGCGACCACGGCGCCTACCCGTCGACGCTGGGCTACAAGGGCTTCCCGAAGTCCTGCTGCACCAGCATCAACGAGGTCATCTGCCATGGCATCCCGGACTCCACAGTCATCCAGGACGGCGACATCATCAACGTCGACGTCACCGCGTACATCGGTGGGGTGCACGGTGACACCGACGCCACCTTCTGCGTCGGTGAGGTCAGCGAGGAAGCCCGCCTGCTGGTCGAGCGCACCCACGAGGCGATGATGCGCGGCATCCGCGCGGTCGCCCCGGGCCGGCAGATCAACGTGGTGGGCCGGGTCATCGAGTCGTACGCCAAGCGCTTCGGCTACGGGGTGGTCCGCGACTTCACCGGCCACGGCATCGGTGAGGCCTTCCACAGCGGGCTCTACGTGCCGCACTACGACAGCCCGCGTCCCACGGACATCATGGAACCGGGGATGACGTTCACCATCGAGCCGATGATCACTCTCGGCACCTACCAGTACGACATGTGGGACGACGGGTGGACCGTCGTCACCAAGGACCGGAAGTGGACGGCCCAGTTCGAGCACACCATCGTGGTGACCGACGACGGCCACGAGATCCTCACCCTGCCGTGA
- the rimP gene encoding ribosome maturation factor RimP yields the protein MTQRGRATRPTGRPRVAAGPRGGDLAGRRARLRAVIEPVVNDAGYDLEDLSVSRAGRRHVVRVMVDADGGIDLDAVADVSRAVSAALDAAEETGGDIVAGEYQLEVSSPGVDRPLTLPRHWRRNVSRLVKVTVRGATALPGQRGEQPAGDRQLTGRVVAADDEGVQLETEDGRTSWAYDQLGPGRVQVEFTRLAELGEPDDEFDDADDSDEIDDSDDIDDEDDVEDEER from the coding sequence ATGACGCAGCGTGGCCGTGCCACCAGGCCGACCGGTCGACCCCGCGTTGCCGCGGGTCCCCGCGGTGGTGACCTCGCCGGGCGGCGTGCCCGGTTGCGAGCCGTGATCGAACCCGTCGTCAACGACGCCGGCTACGACCTGGAGGACCTGTCGGTCTCCCGGGCCGGTCGTCGGCACGTGGTGCGGGTGATGGTGGACGCCGACGGCGGGATCGACCTGGACGCCGTCGCGGACGTCTCCCGGGCGGTCTCGGCCGCGCTGGACGCCGCGGAGGAGACCGGTGGCGACATCGTGGCCGGGGAATACCAGCTCGAGGTCAGTTCGCCGGGCGTCGACCGACCGCTCACCCTGCCCCGGCACTGGCGGCGCAACGTGAGCCGACTCGTCAAGGTCACCGTCCGGGGCGCGACAGCGCTGCCCGGGCAGCGCGGCGAGCAGCCCGCCGGCGACCGCCAGCTGACCGGCCGGGTGGTCGCGGCCGACGACGAGGGCGTGCAGCTGGAGACCGAGGACGGCCGGACCTCCTGGGCGTACGACCAGCTGGGCCCGGGGCGCGTGCAGGTCGAGTTCACCCGCCTGGCCGAACTCGGTGAGCCGGACGACGAGTTCGACGACGCGGACGATTCCGACGAGATCGACGATTCAGACGACATCGACGACGAAGATGATGTGGAGGACGAGGAGAGGTGA
- a CDS encoding VIT1/CCC1 transporter family protein codes for MSDAPAALREAHHADVSGGWLRPAVFGAMDGLVTNIALIAGVGGGGVSSHSIVLTGTAGLVAGAISMGLGEYTSVRSANEQVAAEVAKERRELERHPEAEARELADAWVARGLPRDLATQVAEAVRRNPEEALRVHVREELGIDPDDQPSPWAAATSSFLFFSLGALIPLLTYLFGATELWLALAVGGLGLFAAGAIVARFTNRQWWTGGLRQLLLGAAAAGATYLIGTLIGVHGGL; via the coding sequence GTGAGCGACGCCCCGGCAGCACTGCGCGAGGCGCACCACGCCGACGTCTCCGGCGGGTGGCTGCGCCCGGCCGTCTTCGGCGCGATGGACGGCCTGGTCACCAACATCGCCCTGATCGCCGGCGTCGGCGGCGGCGGGGTGTCGTCGCACAGCATCGTGCTCACCGGCACCGCCGGCCTGGTCGCCGGGGCGATCTCCATGGGTCTCGGTGAGTACACGAGCGTCCGGTCCGCCAACGAGCAGGTCGCCGCCGAGGTGGCCAAGGAACGCCGGGAGTTGGAACGCCACCCCGAGGCGGAGGCCCGTGAACTCGCCGACGCGTGGGTGGCTCGCGGCCTGCCCCGGGACCTCGCCACCCAGGTCGCCGAAGCGGTACGCCGCAACCCGGAGGAAGCCCTGCGGGTGCACGTCCGCGAGGAGTTGGGCATCGACCCCGACGACCAGCCCAGCCCGTGGGCGGCGGCGACCTCGTCGTTCCTGTTCTTCTCGCTGGGCGCCCTGATTCCGCTGCTGACCTACCTGTTCGGCGCCACCGAACTGTGGCTGGCACTCGCCGTCGGCGGGCTCGGGTTGTTCGCCGCCGGTGCGATCGTCGCCCGATTCACCAACCGACAGTGGTGGACCGGCGGCCTCCGGCAACTGCTGCTCGGTGCCGCCGCGGCCGGCGCGACCTATCTCATCGGCACGCTGATCGGGGTGCACGGCGGGCTGTGA
- a CDS encoding FtsX-like permease family protein, which produces MTIRRPRQPSGAADPVPASPVRPPVLVGRRRIAELTGSWRTALRIARRESRRARGRTALVLAMIALPVAALAFLAANYDMAELTPQERVDRRLGVADAELQWVANGPIEQDEWGEGWSTTNGTAPGRATAAQMTALLGPGSRVTEVRPHAPLTLRGPNRDEDVAGRVLDLGDPLARGLVRFVAGRAPQQPGEVAVSQAALRRLDLRLGDAVTVADESRAYTVVGLVEFPDDLGPVVALHPGAVPRTGPEPDSVWLADVPGTVDAALVSRLNERGVVVTARHSTGAGGGTNRTWFGLTGATDANDLSTGVLIAGLGLLEVVLLVGPAFAVGVRRRRRDLALVAVAGGDAAQLRRVVLADGVVLGVLGAAAGLVVGVGAAFAGRPLMEEYVFGVRFGGYRCWPAALVLLGAVAVLAGVLAASAPAWAAARQDVSAGLAGRRTPPVSPARWLVVGLALVVGGAGLAAYGSSRTSPAVILTGLILGELGLVACTPTLIGALARLGRLLPLAPRIAVRDASRNRASAVPAICAVMAAVASSVALGGYLTSDGVRDARAYQPMLPTGHMLVYQNGSGQQPTLAQVADAARAQLGVGAVATVHAPDCDAAGTGYCDIAPVLPASRACPWQIGDDLPASHRQQARSDPRCAADPSEGYLQPEVDDGSALPLLTGADATTTAAASAVLRAGGVVVTDPRYLHDGLVTVRVSRMDTGPDPLNQVRDLPGYALPRAVGYPRLLLSTGAARHLGLSWSSSGWVVGTTTPPDEEQQARFSAALRSFGTFSLNVEQGSAPRDVSPLLLLIAAAAGLITVGAAGIATALAAAEGRAELTTLAAVGAAPALRRLLAICQAGVIAGLGSVLGIVAGLGTAAIVLFSVNRQYANAWPVPDPYPILVPWPTLGVLVLVPVVAMLGAGLFTRARLPIERRLD; this is translated from the coding sequence GTGACGATCCGCCGTCCGCGGCAGCCCTCTGGTGCGGCCGACCCCGTGCCGGCGTCGCCGGTCCGGCCACCCGTCCTCGTCGGCCGGCGGCGGATCGCCGAGCTGACCGGCTCCTGGCGGACCGCGCTGCGGATCGCGCGGCGCGAGTCCCGCCGCGCCCGGGGTCGAACGGCCCTGGTGCTCGCGATGATCGCCCTGCCGGTGGCCGCGCTGGCCTTCCTCGCGGCGAACTACGACATGGCCGAGCTGACCCCGCAGGAACGTGTCGACCGTCGGCTCGGTGTCGCCGACGCGGAGTTGCAGTGGGTCGCCAACGGCCCGATCGAACAGGACGAGTGGGGTGAGGGCTGGAGCACGACCAACGGCACGGCACCGGGGAGGGCCACCGCGGCCCAGATGACCGCGCTGCTGGGGCCGGGCAGCAGGGTCACCGAGGTACGCCCGCACGCCCCACTGACCCTGCGCGGCCCGAACCGTGACGAGGACGTGGCCGGTCGGGTGCTGGACCTCGGTGACCCGCTGGCCCGCGGGCTGGTGCGGTTCGTGGCCGGCCGGGCACCGCAGCAGCCCGGCGAGGTAGCGGTCAGCCAGGCGGCACTGCGCCGCCTGGACCTGCGCCTCGGTGACGCCGTCACGGTCGCCGACGAGAGCAGGGCGTACACGGTGGTGGGGCTGGTCGAGTTCCCCGACGACCTCGGTCCGGTCGTGGCGCTGCACCCGGGAGCCGTACCGAGGACCGGTCCGGAGCCGGACAGCGTCTGGTTGGCGGACGTACCCGGGACCGTCGACGCGGCGCTGGTGTCCCGGCTGAACGAGCGCGGGGTGGTGGTCACCGCCCGGCACTCGACCGGCGCGGGGGGCGGGACGAACCGGACGTGGTTCGGGTTGACCGGGGCGACCGACGCCAACGACCTGAGCACCGGCGTCCTGATCGCCGGCCTCGGGCTGCTGGAGGTCGTCCTGCTGGTCGGGCCGGCCTTCGCCGTCGGCGTCCGGCGCCGACGGCGGGATCTGGCGCTGGTCGCGGTGGCCGGTGGGGACGCCGCCCAACTGCGCCGGGTCGTGCTGGCCGACGGCGTGGTGCTCGGGGTGCTGGGCGCCGCCGCCGGCCTGGTCGTCGGCGTCGGCGCGGCGTTCGCCGGGCGCCCGCTGATGGAGGAGTACGTCTTCGGCGTCCGTTTCGGCGGTTACCGCTGCTGGCCCGCCGCCCTGGTGCTGCTCGGCGCGGTGGCGGTGCTGGCCGGTGTGCTCGCCGCGTCGGCACCCGCGTGGGCGGCCGCCCGGCAGGATGTCAGCGCCGGGCTCGCCGGGCGACGTACCCCACCGGTGTCCCCGGCCCGGTGGTTGGTCGTCGGCCTGGCGCTGGTCGTGGGCGGGGCGGGGCTGGCGGCGTACGGGTCCAGCCGGACCTCCCCGGCGGTGATCCTCACCGGTCTGATCCTCGGTGAGTTGGGGCTGGTGGCCTGCACGCCCACGTTGATCGGGGCGCTCGCCCGCCTCGGCCGGCTGTTGCCGTTGGCACCACGGATCGCGGTGCGCGACGCCAGCCGTAACCGGGCGTCGGCGGTGCCGGCCATCTGCGCCGTGATGGCCGCGGTCGCCAGCAGCGTCGCGCTCGGTGGGTACCTGACCAGCGACGGCGTCCGCGACGCACGCGCCTATCAGCCGATGCTGCCGACCGGTCACATGCTGGTCTACCAGAACGGGTCGGGTCAGCAGCCCACACTGGCCCAGGTCGCCGACGCGGCCCGGGCCCAGTTGGGGGTCGGCGCGGTGGCCACCGTCCACGCCCCGGACTGCGACGCGGCGGGCACCGGCTACTGCGACATCGCGCCGGTGCTCCCCGCGAGCCGGGCCTGCCCCTGGCAGATCGGCGACGACCTGCCCGCGTCGCACCGCCAGCAGGCTCGGTCCGACCCACGCTGCGCGGCGGACCCCTCCGAGGGCTACCTGCAACCCGAGGTGGACGACGGCAGCGCGCTACCACTCCTCACCGGCGCCGACGCCACGACGACGGCGGCGGCCTCGGCGGTCCTGCGCGCCGGCGGGGTGGTGGTGACCGACCCGCGCTACCTGCACGACGGTCTGGTGACCGTACGCGTCAGCCGGATGGACACCGGGCCGGACCCGCTGAACCAGGTCCGTGACCTCCCGGGGTACGCGCTGCCCCGGGCGGTCGGCTACCCCCGTCTGCTGCTGTCCACCGGCGCGGCCCGACACCTCGGCCTGAGCTGGTCATCGTCCGGCTGGGTGGTCGGCACCACCACCCCGCCCGACGAGGAGCAGCAGGCACGGTTCAGCGCCGCCCTGCGCTCGTTCGGCACGTTCTCGCTCAACGTGGAGCAGGGTTCCGCGCCCCGGGACGTCTCGCCGCTGCTCCTACTGATCGCGGCGGCGGCCGGCCTCATCACGGTGGGGGCGGCCGGTATCGCCACGGCGCTCGCCGCCGCCGAGGGACGCGCCGAACTGACCACCCTGGCGGCCGTCGGCGCGGCACCGGCGTTACGCCGGTTGCTGGCGATCTGCCAGGCCGGGGTCATCGCCGGGCTCGGTTCGGTGCTCGGCATCGTGGCCGGGCTGGGCACCGCGGCGATCGTGCTGTTCTCGGTCAACCGGCAGTACGCCAACGCCTGGCCGGTACCCGACCCGTACCCGATCCTGGTGCCGTGGCCCACGCTCGGGGTGCTCGTGCTGGTCCCGGTGGTGGCGATGCTCGGGGCCGGTCTGTTCACCCGCGCCCGGCTGCCGATCGAGCGGCGACTGGACTGA